A stretch of DNA from Thalassococcus arenae:
CGCGCGCGATGTCCTCGCGCGATACGGCGTCAGACTTGCCTTCCAGGGAAACGCGGCCCTCTTGCAGGCAGTAGACGCGGGAAGAGACTTCCAGTGCTTTGGTGATGTCCTGCTCGACGATCACCGCACTCATGCCGCCGCCCACGATACCGGGTAGCGCCTTGTAGATGTCGCGGATGATCACCGGCGCGAGGCCAAGGCTGATTTCGTCGAACATGATGAGATCGGGGTTGGCCATGAGCGCTCGGCCAATTGCGACCATCTGTTGTTGGCCACCGGACAGAGAGGTCGATGCCTGCGCCTTTCGCTCCTCGAGGATCGGGAACAGATCAAAGACCTTTTGCAGGTTCCACGGGCCTTTTCGGTTGACCCGCCCGCCGATCATCAGGTTCTCCTCGACCGAAAGCGACGGGAAGAGTTGGCGGCCTTCGGGCACCATCGCAAGGCCCATCTGCGCGATCACGTCCGGGCGTTCGGCCCCGATGGATGCGCCCCGAAACTGCACCTGATCGGCCTTGTTGCCGATCAGCCCCGAGATAGAGCGCAAAAGCGTCGTTTTGCCTGCGCCATTGGCGCCGATGATCGCCAGAACCTCGCCTTCAGAGACGGTGAGATCAACGCCGAAAAGCGCCTGGAAGTCGCCATAGAAAGCATCTAGCCCGGCAAGCGTTAGGATCGGTTCAGACATCGGCTTCAATCCCCAGATAGATTGCTTGCACCTCGGGGCTGTCCATGATGGCCTTCGGTTCGCCTTCAGCGATCTTCCTGCCGAAATCGATCACGATCAGGCGTTCAACCACTGCCATCAGCGCATGCACCACATGTTCGATCCAGATGATCGAAACACCGCTGGCGTGGATCGACTTGATCGTGGCGATGAGCGAGGTGCATTCCGCCTCGGTCAGCCCGCCTGCGATCTCGTCAAGCAACAGCAGACGCGGCTTTGCGCAGAGCGCGCGGGTCAGTTCCAGCCGCTTGCGGTTCAGCAGGGTCAACCCGCCGGCGCGGTCGTTGGCCTTATCCAGCAATTCGGTCTGTTCCAGAACGTCAATGCACAACCGCTCCGCCTCATGGCCTCGCAATCCGGCCGATTGCGTAGCTGCCACCATAGCGTTCTCGAAAACCGTCATATGGGTAAAGGGTTGCGGCACTTGAAAGCTGCGCGCGATCCCAGAACGGGATCTGTGCGCCGCGCTGCGAGAGGTGATGTCCTCACCCGCAAAAGTAATATGCCCTGAATTTGGTTGCAGGGTGCCGGTGATCAGGTTGAACATGGAAGTCTTGCCTGCACCGTTCGGGCCCAGCACCCCGAGTGCCTCGCCTTCCTTCAGCGTGTAGCTGAGGCTGTCGGCAACGGTGACTGCACCGAACGCTTTCGACAAGCCATCAAGTTGCAGGATCTGCGTCATTTCGATCTCCGGGGTGAATGGCGTCGGGCGGCAGCCTGCGCCGCCGCCCGCATGGATCAGAGCAGCCTCAGCTCGCCCGTCGTCGCGATTTCGGGCGCGTGAGAGTTGGCGACGATCTTGAGATCGAAGGCATCCCCCTCTTTCTGCCATTGGCCTGCGACGAGCGGCGTCTTGGTGACGTTGTTGATCGGACCATTGGACCAATCGACGGGCCCAACGATGGTGTCGAGTTTGGTTTCAGGAATTGCGGCGGCGATGGACTCATAGTCCTCCAGATCCGCGGCCCGTTTGACCACGTCGGCCACCACTTCGAACAGCGCGTGCTTGAAGCCGATGGGCTGTGTCCACGGGCGGCCGGAAGCGGCCGTATACCCGTCCGCCAGTTCTTTCGAGCTGGCGCCGGTCAGGGACGAGTTGAACGGGTGATTGGGCGACCACCACACCTCGGACGACAGGCCATCGCCCCGATCGCCCAAGGACTCGATCACCGACGGGAACAGCAATGCCTTTCCGATAGTCACGATCTTGGGGTTGAAGCCCTGCTGTGCCGCCTGCGCCCAGAATGTCGCAAAGTCGGGCGCAATCATATTGCCTGTGACAATCTCCGCGCCGACCTCTTTGAACGCGTTGATATAGTTGGAAAAGTCATCGTTCAGCGGCTGGTAACGGCCGGGGTCAGTCAGATCGTAACCGGCAGCCGCGAGTGGTTTGGGCAAGCCCAGTTCGGCGTCACCCCAGGCGTTGCCGTCTGCGTCGTTGGGGAACAAGCCGCCAACCACTTTCGCCACGCCCGAGCTATCCCACATATCAAGGAAGGCCGCGATCACGTCCTCAAGGCCCCAGAAAAAGTGGTAGGTATAGTCAAACCCCTGCCCCGGCACACCGTTGCGGCCAAAGAAGTAAGGCTGCCAAGGGCAATCAGTGGTGATGCAGGGCACTTCGTTGATCTCGGCCTGATCTGATACGGGGTTCACGGTGTCGGGGGTCGACGCCGCGACGATGATATCCACCTCGTCACCAAGGATTAGATCGGCAGCGACCTCGGCCGCCCGGTTCGGATTTGACTGGCTGTCCTTCGAGATGATCTCGATGTTCCATGTCTTACCATTGTTTTCGATGCCAGTGCTGAAATGGTCCTGAATGGCGCCCAGCACGTAATCATCGGCCTCAGCAAATCCGGCCAGAGGGCCGGTGCGTGGGCTGACATGGCCGACCCGCAATGTTGGGGTCTGCGCATAGGCGCGGGTGCTGTGCAGGATCGCGGGTGCCGCCAAGAGCGCTGTGCCACCGGCCAGAAATCCACGGCGTGATGATGTCTTGAGTTTGGTCATTTTTCCTCCCTTTCGCCGGTCTCCGTCCGGCATTTTGGTTTAATCTAGGATGCCTTCCAGTTTTCGCAGATGCGTTCCGACGCGGGCGCGCACGGCTTCGGCTTCGGCTTCGGTCCATTTGCGGAACCCCTCGCCGCTTTTCATCCCAAGCTTTCCCTCCTCCACGAGTTGCCTGAGATAGGGTGACGGCCCTTGACGGCTCTCCAGATCGAAAAGCACGTTTTCATGGATATCGAGCGTCAGATCGGTGCCGACGAGGTCGGCGTTTTCCAACGGACCCAGCACGGCCAAGCGGCGTCCGAAACAGGATTTCACAACTGTATCAACCGCTTCCGCGTCGCAAATGCCGCGTTCCACGAGGCTCACCGCCTCGCGCCAAAGGGCATGCTGCAGGCGATTGCCAATAAAGCCAGGCACGTCCTTTTCGACCGTCACGGGGGTCTTGCCGGCGTCGGAAAGCAGCGCAAACATCCGGTCTGCAACCTCTGCATCGGTCCATTCGGTCTTGATCACTTCGACCAGCGGGATCATGTGGGGCGGGTTCCACCAATGGGTGCCAAGCGCCCGTTCGGGGTGTTTGAGCCCCTCCATTATCTTGGTGATCTGGATGACCGAGGTATTGGAGGCCAGTACCGTTTGCGCCGGCGCGTGCTGTTCGATGTCCGTGAAAATCCGGCGTTTCAGGTCCAGTTTTTCGGGTGCGGCCTCGAACACGAAATCCGCCTGGCGCACGGCTGCGCCAACCGAGGAACACAGCTCGATCATCTTGAGCGCGCGGGCGATCTCGTCCTCATCCGCCCCTAGCACCTTAAGACTGTCGGAAATCCTCTTTGGTGCAGATTTCAGCGTGTCCTCATGCGGATCGGTGAGGGCCACATACTGCCCCGCGCGGGCAAGCGTCAGCGCGATCCCGTGGCCCATTAGCCCTGCACCGATAACCGCGATCTGCTGCTTCTTGGGA
This window harbors:
- a CDS encoding ABC transporter ATP-binding protein; protein product: MSEPILTLAGLDAFYGDFQALFGVDLTVSEGEVLAIIGANGAGKTTLLRSISGLIGNKADQVQFRGASIGAERPDVIAQMGLAMVPEGRQLFPSLSVEENLMIGGRVNRKGPWNLQKVFDLFPILEERKAQASTSLSGGQQQMVAIGRALMANPDLIMFDEISLGLAPVIIRDIYKALPGIVGGGMSAVIVEQDITKALEVSSRVYCLQEGRVSLEGKSDAVSREDIARAYFGVE
- a CDS encoding ABC transporter ATP-binding protein, yielding MTQILQLDGLSKAFGAVTVADSLSYTLKEGEALGVLGPNGAGKTSMFNLITGTLQPNSGHITFAGEDITSRSAAHRSRSGIARSFQVPQPFTHMTVFENAMVAATQSAGLRGHEAERLCIDVLEQTELLDKANDRAGGLTLLNRKRLELTRALCAKPRLLLLDEIAGGLTEAECTSLIATIKSIHASGVSIIWIEHVVHALMAVVERLIVIDFGRKIAEGEPKAIMDSPEVQAIYLGIEADV
- a CDS encoding ABC transporter substrate-binding protein, whose amino-acid sequence is MTKLKTSSRRGFLAGGTALLAAPAILHSTRAYAQTPTLRVGHVSPRTGPLAGFAEADDYVLGAIQDHFSTGIENNGKTWNIEIISKDSQSNPNRAAEVAADLILGDEVDIIVAASTPDTVNPVSDQAEINEVPCITTDCPWQPYFFGRNGVPGQGFDYTYHFFWGLEDVIAAFLDMWDSSGVAKVVGGLFPNDADGNAWGDAELGLPKPLAAAGYDLTDPGRYQPLNDDFSNYINAFKEVGAEIVTGNMIAPDFATFWAQAAQQGFNPKIVTIGKALLFPSVIESLGDRGDGLSSEVWWSPNHPFNSSLTGASSKELADGYTAASGRPWTQPIGFKHALFEVVADVVKRAADLEDYESIAAAIPETKLDTIVGPVDWSNGPINNVTKTPLVAGQWQKEGDAFDLKIVANSHAPEIATTGELRLL
- a CDS encoding 3-hydroxyacyl-CoA dehydrogenase family protein translates to MVPKKQQIAVIGAGLMGHGIALTLARAGQYVALTDPHEDTLKSAPKRISDSLKVLGADEDEIARALKMIELCSSVGAAVRQADFVFEAAPEKLDLKRRIFTDIEQHAPAQTVLASNTSVIQITKIMEGLKHPERALGTHWWNPPHMIPLVEVIKTEWTDAEVADRMFALLSDAGKTPVTVEKDVPGFIGNRLQHALWREAVSLVERGICDAEAVDTVVKSCFGRRLAVLGPLENADLVGTDLTLDIHENVLFDLESRQGPSPYLRQLVEEGKLGMKSGEGFRKWTEAEAEAVRARVGTHLRKLEGILD